A stretch of DNA from Methanofollis sp.:
ATTCACGCCGTATGCGTGACCTTCAGTCCCTCGTTGTCGACCGCCGTGGAGAGGGCCACCGAGAGGCCGAGGCTGTCGGCGATCGCCTTCATCTCCTCCTCCGGTTTCCCGGTGACGACGGCGATGGAGGGGCCGACCGAACTCATGCCCACGAACTCGATGCCGGCCTCGCGCAACCTGCTCATGATGTTGTAGATCGCAAAGTCGTGGTGCTCGATCTCGGCCCTCTTCGACCCCCTGAACTCGATCTCCCACATCACGTCCCCGGCCTTCTTGAGGTCGCCCCGTTCGAGCGCGGGCAGGAGGTCCATCAGGACCATGTAGGCCTTGATCGGGCGGTCGCGGTAGTCGAGGTCGCGTGCCCGGTTCATGAGGAGGTCGAACTCGCTCTTCCCTGACGAGGAGATGCCGCTCTTCGGGATGATGACGAAGACATTCTTTCCTTCGGCAAAGGGGTGGCGGTATGCAAGGGCGAGTTCGTCGCCCATGACGACAAAGCCGCCGTAGGTGCTTGCGGCCGGGCCGACGCCGGTCTCGAAGCCGAAAGCGACCATGTTGTTGTTTTCGGCCGTCTCCTCGACGAAGTTCTTCCCGACGAGGATCCGCAGTTCCTCGGCGGTGAGGGGGGAGCCGAGGGCCGCGTTCATTGCATGGCTGACGGCAAGGAGCATGGTGCCGGTCGAGCCGAGGCCGACATGCTTGTAGTGGTGGTCGTCCGCGGCGATCCTGAAACCGCCCTGGTAGCCCACCGTCGCCCTGAAGGCCTCGACGATATGCCTGATGATGGGCGTGCGCTCGTACTCGATCTCGATGCCGTCGGCGGTGCACTCCACGCGTGCCGTGCTGTACACCTGGACGGCATATCCGAAGCCCCCGCCACCCGGTTGGTCGGGAGCGAAGCGGTTCATGTCCAGGACTGTCGAGTGGATGCGTGCCGGGGCCCTGACCGTGAATGTGCCGGGTCGGGGCACGGGCCGGAGGGGCCGGTCGATCCTGAGGGGGCGGATGTTTGTCCCTGCTCTGAAGGGCTCGAAATCGTATTCAACGAGATCGAGATCGCCGCCCCTGATCTTCATCAATGGCATGCCTGTTTCTATGAGCGGTCAAAGAAGATATTTTTCCCTGAGGCCTTGAGAGGGAGGGCGTAGACGACGGTGCAGTCCGGGAGGAGGCTGAGGGTGCGGGCGCCGACGCCGCCTGAGTAAAAGACCCTGTTGTCGACGTTGTGGATGGAAGCAGTCTTTACCGCCGACCCGACGGCGATGCCGAGGTCTGTCATCCTGATTACGCAGTTCGGTCCCCTGAATGGGAAGCCGTCGCTTTTCGCCTCTTCAACTGCGGCGGCCATCTCAGTGCAGGTCGGGTACCCGCACCCGCCGCAGTTGATGCCTGCGGTCTGCTGGCCCCTGCACCCGATCAGGACGCATGCATCCGCTTTCTCGATGTTCTTCGCGTCCCGCAGGAAGAAACCGAGGGTGTGCTCCTCGCCATAGGCCCGCATCGCGTCGGCGAGGTCGGTGAGGTCGGTGCCGGTGAGCACCTCGACCTCGATGGTGTCGACGCCCTTCCCCTTCGGCGCCGTCCGTGCGGCAAGGGCCATCAGCATTGCCACGGTCCTGACTGCCTCGAATTCCGGAGTCATGGGGGTACGATCGCCATGGGCACAGATATATTCTCCTCACTTTCGTGCCGCCCGCCGATCCCTTTTGCCCCCTGCGGGTGAGGGGTGTCTGATGGAGAGACAGGGTGCGATCACGTCGCCGGTAGAG
This window harbors:
- a CDS encoding GHMP kinase, with the protein product MPLMKIRGGDLDLVEYDFEPFRAGTNIRPLRIDRPLRPVPRPGTFTVRAPARIHSTVLDMNRFAPDQPGGGGFGYAVQVYSTARVECTADGIEIEYERTPIIRHIVEAFRATVGYQGGFRIAADDHHYKHVGLGSTGTMLLAVSHAMNAALGSPLTAEELRILVGKNFVEETAENNNMVAFGFETGVGPAASTYGGFVVMGDELALAYRHPFAEGKNVFVIIPKSGISSSGKSEFDLLMNRARDLDYRDRPIKAYMVLMDLLPALERGDLKKAGDVMWEIEFRGSKRAEIEHHDFAIYNIMSRLREAGIEFVGMSSVGPSIAVVTGKPEEEMKAIADSLGLSVALSTAVDNEGLKVTHTA
- a CDS encoding ferredoxin domain-containing protein, producing MTPEFEAVRTVAMLMALAARTAPKGKGVDTIEVEVLTGTDLTDLADAMRAYGEEHTLGFFLRDAKNIEKADACVLIGCRGQQTAGINCGGCGYPTCTEMAAAVEEAKSDGFPFRGPNCVIRMTDLGIAVGSAVKTASIHNVDNRVFYSGGVGARTLSLLPDCTVVYALPLKASGKNIFFDRS